The Stenotrophomonas indicatrix DNA segment ATCGACGCATTGCTGGATGCGGGTGGCGATATCGAGTGGCAGCACAAGGGCACCGGACGTACTTCGCTGCTTTCGGCTGTGATCGCCGGAAAGGCTGACTCGGTGTTGCGGCTTTTGGACCGTGGCGCCAACATCCAGCACGCCTGCGCTGCACTGGGTTACACCGCGTTGGGTTGGGCTGCCTATGCGGGCGACACCAAAATCGGATGCATGCTGATTGCACGCGGCGCATTGCTGGATGTCGCTTCGCCGCAATCGAGGTACACGCCGCTTATGTTGGCGTCTTCGGGCGGGCATCTGGCGATGGTCGAGCTATTGCTGGACAGTGGAGCTGCCATCGCACCATTGAATTTCGAGGGGCGAAACGCACTCGCCATTGCCGATACCCGCAAGCACGAGGACGTAGTAGCGCGTTTGAAGGTGGCGGGGGCGCGGTTGCCGCCGGTGTTGGTAGAGGCGCCGGCGCTTGAGTGGCCCGAGCCAGATGCGGGAGGTGAACCCGCGTCAGTAGTGCGCGGCTACCTGTTGGCTTATCACGAGTGGGAAACGCGTGGCTACAAGGATTCCCGCTCCGGCGGCAACCTTCTGCGCAGCTCAGGCTTCCGACAGGAGAAAGCGGACATTCTGGCGGCCTGGTGTACCGATCGCAAACGAGTCTACTCAACTGGTGTTTCGGTCGGGAGTCCTCGACGGTACATGCCGGAGGACCTACTGGTGGCAATTGCGAAGCCCGGGGCCTCGAAGGCGGAAGTACTGGTACGCGACAACCCTCAGAAGTCGCG contains these protein-coding regions:
- a CDS encoding ankyrin repeat domain-containing protein; amino-acid sequence: MSHLLAKAAEKQDLDRIDALLDAGGDIEWQHKGTGRTSLLSAVIAGKADSVLRLLDRGANIQHACAALGYTALGWAAYAGDTKIGCMLIARGALLDVASPQSRYTPLMLASSGGHLAMVELLLDSGAAIAPLNFEGRNALAIADTRKHEDVVARLKVAGARLPPVLVEAPALEWPEPDAGGEPASVVRGYLLAYHEWETRGYKDSRSGGNLLRSSGFRQEKADILAAWCTDRKRVYSTGVSVGSPRRYMPEDLLVAIAKPGASKAEVLVRDNPQKSRSLRYEHLFVLKPVGGKWRIDVLKKRPFRIEKWSSAIF